In the genome of Neovison vison isolate M4711 chromosome 3, ASM_NN_V1, whole genome shotgun sequence, one region contains:
- the MTFP1 gene encoding mitochondrial fission process protein 1: MSEPLPRGAERDLFRDTWVRYLGYANEVGEAFRSLVPTAVVWLSYGVSSSYVLADAIDKGKKAGAVPCPEAGRSTRVTVAVVDTFVWQALASVAIPGFTINRVCAASLYILGTATRWPLSVRKWTTTALGLLVIPVIIHPIDRSVDFLLDSSLRKLYPSVEKPSSS; the protein is encoded by the exons ATGTCCGAACCGCTCCCGCGGGGCGCCGAGCGCGACCTTTTCCGGGACACGTGGGTGCGGTACCTAG GCTATGCCAATGAGGTGGGAGAGGCATTCCGCTCCCTGGTGCCCACAGCTGTGGTGTGGCTGAGTTATGGTGTGTCCAGCTCCTATGTGCTGGCGGATGCCATTGACAAGGGCAAGAAGGCGGGAGCC GTACCGTGCCCTGAAGCGGGCCGCAGCACCAGGGTGACCGTGGCTGTGGTGGACACTTTCGTGTGGCAGGCTCTGGCCTCTGTGGCTATCCCAGGCTTCACTATCAACCGTGTGTGTGCTGCCTCTCTCTACATCCTAGGCACCGCCACCCGCTGGCCTCTGTCTGTCCGCAAGTGGACCACCACTGCACTGGGGCTTCTGGTCATCCCTGTCATCATCCACCCCATTGACAG GTCAGTGGACTTCCTCCTGGACTCCAGCCTGCGCAAACTCTACCCCTCAGTGGAGAAGCCCAGCTCCTCCTGA
- the SEC14L2 gene encoding SEC14-like protein 2, with protein MSGRVGDLSPKQKEALAKFRENVQDVLPTLPNPDDYFLLRWLRARNFDLQKSEAMLRKHVEFRKQKDIDNITSWQPPEVVQQYLSGGMCGYDLDGCPIWYDIIGPLDAKGLLLSATKQDLLKTKMRDCERLLQECACQTKKMGKKVETVTLIYDCEGLGLKHLWKPAVEAYGEFLCMFEENYPETLKRLFVVKAPKLFPVAYNLIKPFLSEDTRKKIMVLGANWKEVLLKYISPDQLPVEYGGTMTDPDGNPKCKSKINYGGDIPKKYYVRDQVKQQYEHSVQISRGSSHQVEYEILFPGCVLRWQFTSEGSDIGFGIFLKTKMGERQRAGEMTEVLSNQRYNAHLVPEDGTLTCSDPGIYVLRFDNTYSFIHAKKVSFTVEVLLPDKASEEKMKQLGAVTPK; from the exons ATGAGCGGCAGAGTCGGCGATCTGAGTCCCAAGCAGAAGGAGGCACTGGCCAAG TTTCGGGAGAATGTCCAGGATGTGCTGCCCACCCTGCCGAATCCAGATGACTATTTTCTCCTGCGCTGGCTCCGAG CAAGAAACTTCGACCTGCAGAAGTCTGAGGCCATGCTCCGGAAG CACGTGGAGTTCCGAAAGCAAAAGGACATTGACAACATCACGAGCTGGCAGCCTCCCGAG GTGGTCCAGCAGTATCTGTCAGGGGGCATGTGTGGCTATGACCTGGATGGCTGTCCCATCTGGTACGATATCATTGGACCTCTGGATGCCAAGGGGCTGCTCCTCTCAGCCACCAAACAGGACTTGCTCAAGACCAAGATGCGGGACTGCGAGCGGCTCCTGCAGGAGTGTGCATGCCAGACCAAAAAG atGGGGAAGAAGGTGGAGACCGTCACCCTGATTTATGACTGCGAGGGGCTTGGCCTCAAGCATCTCTGGAAGCCTGCGGTAGAGGCCTACGGGGAG TTTCTCTGCATGTTTGAGGAAAATTACCCTGAAACGCTGAAGCGTCTTTTCGTTGTTAAAG CCCCCAAGCTGTTTCCTGTGGCCTACAACCTCATCAAACCCTTCCTGAGTGAGGACACCCGCAAGAAGATCATGGTCCTGGGGG CAAACTGGAAGGAGGTTTTACTGAAATATATCAGCCCTGACCAGCTGCCTGTGGAGTATGGGGGCACCATGACTGATCCTGATGGAAACCCCAAGTGCAAGTCCAAG ATCAACTATGGGGGCGACATCCCCAAGAAGTACTATGTGCGAGATCAGGTGAAACAGCAGTATGAACACAGTGTGCAGATTTCTCGTGGCTCCTCCCACCAAGTGGAGTATGAGATCCTCTTCCCTGGCTGTGTCCTCAG GTGGCAGTTCACATCGGAAGGTTCGGACATCGGTTTTGGGATTTTCCTGAAGACCAAGATGGGGGAGCGGCAGCGGGCAGGCGAAATGACAGAGGTGCTTTCCAATCAGAGGTACAATGCCCACCTGGTGCCTGAGGATGGGACCCTCACCTGCAGCGATCCTGGCATCT ATGTCCTGCGGTTTGACAACACCTACAGCTTCATTCATGCCAAGAAGGTCAGCTTCACTGTGGAGGTCCTGCTTCCGGACAAGGCCTCAGAAGAGAAGATGAAACAGCTGGGGGCAGTCACCCCGAAGTAA